Within the Paramormyrops kingsleyae isolate MSU_618 chromosome 2, PKINGS_0.4, whole genome shotgun sequence genome, the region AAATAATTCCATTTTATATGATTAGTTACAGCTATTTGTAACACTTCTAAATTCTCAGAGAAGTGTCAGGTTCCTGTTTTCATGCACCAGACTGTACCCAACCTCCAAGCCTGGAGAACAGATTAATCTACACAGACTGGTATATGTAAATTGGTCATTCTGACAATTTAAGTAACACTGATGCTGCCAAACTTCAATATATGAATCCAGCTTGTGGGATACTTTCCAGGAACAGATGTCATTCACCTAGTGCACTCAAAACAACTCTATGTAATGACATGTTCTAATGCCAGAGTATAATGTAACATTCTCGCTTTCAATCATACTGGCCACTCTGTACATCGTGATAGTGTTGTGAGATCTGAAGATCCTCTATGATATACtgtctgcaccccccccccccccggatcaTACAGACAGCAGCATTGAATGCAAAGCAGGCATTCCTGCCTTCATATTAGTgtgtcactcacacacaggaaTTGAGTCTGACAACACAAGGCTGGTTAATAGGATTTTATTAGGCTTGAGGGGTAAGAAAAAAGGGCATTTTCCTAGACACAACTATGCTCGCATTGTTGTTCATTAATACTCTAACACACCCCCAGCAGAACACCTCCCACACAAACTAAATCATACTCAATAGGTTTCCTTCTGAGCTATTACATACAAAACAAAGACGTCCAAAAGACTTGGATATGACATGACATTAAGTACAGTAGAGAACTGTGTGAGGTCAGTGTCACTGGGTGTCTGGCTTTCCCTACATCTTAGTGTTAACTACGTGTGAGCCTTCATTTGAACTCCAGGGTAAAAATACTTATAAAACCACACACTTGGGTCCAAGACATTAACAAAAGTGTTCATCTCACAAAAATAATCATTGTAAATTTCTGGTAAAATGTAGAGAGTCTGTCACGCTACATGATCTCGACCGTCTGAATCTGCAGCTGGTTGAGCGAGCCGTCAGACTCGTTGGAGAGCTCGTCGTTCTGAATGAGGGCCCCTTCCGTGTGAGTCTTTACGTGTTTCTTGAGGGTCGACTGATCGCTGTACGTCTTGCCGCATTCACTGCAGGAGTACAGCTTCTCCTTCGTGTGCACTTGCTCGTGCCGTTTGAGATGCCCGGAGCGGCTGAAGCTCTTCTTGCAGTAGGAGCAGCTGTACAGTTTCTCGCCCGTATGTGTGCGCAGGTGCAGCTTCAAGCTGCTCGCCACGCTGAACTTCTTGCCGCAGTCCTTGCAGGTATACGGCTTCTCGCCCGTGTGTATCCTCATATGTATGGTCAAATGCCCAGCTTGACTGAAAGTCTTTTCGCAAAGAGTACAATGGTAAGGTCTCTCCCCCGTATGCACTCTGTAGTGCGTTTTGAGGTCTCCCAAGCCACTGAACCTCTTTCCACACTGCGAGCACCCATAGGGCTTCTCTCCAGTGTGGATCCTCTGGTGCATCCTCAGGTTCCCTGCATTGCTGAAGGACTTTTCACAGTAGCCACAATGGTAGGGTCTCTCCCCCGTGTGAGTGCGCAGGTGCACCTTGAGCTGATTGTGCTCACTGAAGCGTTTGCCACAGTGCGGACAACAGTAAGGCCGCTCGCCGGTGTGCACGCGCTTGTGGATCCTGAGCTGGCCTGGCTGCCCATAGCTCTTCCCGCATACGTTACAGCTGTACGGTTTCTCgccggtgtgtgtgcgtttgtgcgCCTTCAGCAGGTCAGCGCGGCTGAAGCGCTTGCCGCAGTAGTTGCAGCAGTGCGCCTTCTCCCCACTGTGCGTCCGCAGGTGGATGTTAAGCGAGCCCATGCGACCGAAACTCTTATCGCAGAGGGAGCAGTGATAGATTCCTTGAGGGATTCTGGGGGACTCAGCAGCATCTAGAACCCCAGCAGAGGTGGAGGCCCGGGGGCTCCCAGAACCTTCTGGATCTTGCTGTTCCACAGACAGATCCTCACCCGCTCTGCCACCTATATCCACGGCCAGGTCTGAAAAAAGTACCTGAGACAGATTTTCCACTGCCAGCTCCTTAtcagcccccccctcctctgACCTAGCATCTGCCTCCTGTACCTCCGACTCCCCCACATCAGAGGCCTCGTTATCGCTGAGTCCTGCGTTAAGGTGATGGTCGGATATGATCGTCACACTCACTTCGCAGTCACTCTCTCTGGAATCCAGCTCTGCACTGCCAGGTGAGCTCATGTTCACATAATGATCTGGGTTTATGTACCCGGCGTCACAGTTCTCGGTCTTTATCTGCATGGCCACTACTCCGGACGGAAGCTTCGCTTTGGTCATGTCCACGGCACAGACATCATCCATGTCTGGCACTTGGTTCAGACTCGGGCTTGTACCCGCTGACACCAGCGTGCCAGAGGCTTCGTGATCGCCATCGAGTGCCACCCCCGTGAGCAACTTGCTCTCATCCTCTCGCTCCTCACCGCTACCGCAGTCGCTCATCTCCTGCTTCTCGGTCTTGTGCTGCTCCAGAAAATGGTCCTCTCCCACGCGGATCTCTCTCCATGCCATGGTGCGCCGGGACACTCGTCTCTGAGCATCTGGCTGCTTGCGGAGGCACCATACCTCATTGGCGGAACCTAGGAGGACACTGCCTTTCTGCTGGACCTCTGCAGGGAGTACAGATGGAGAGCAACAATGTTAGAAACAGCACAATACAGCTTCAGAATGTATAACACCATAGACTTCTGTGCCAGCCCTGCTGTGGACAGGTAAGAGGTTTAGCTGTAAATATGTAACACTGGTTTACACATTAACTGGGCCACAGGTCATAACCCATCTGCTCTGTGAGAAGACGGGGCTGGAAAATGTGCTGCTTTCAGTTTTAATGCTGAGGCTGCAGAGATCTTTCAAATGCTTTACTGTAGTAGTTAGGAAAGGAGTTTTCCCAAGTCTCTGCAGAAGCCCTTCTAAATACCAGGTCAATGTGCTGAAGCAACACGGATTCAGTGTCCCTTTGATTCATGATAACTCAGCAGACGTGACCTTATACACATATTAGATGGCATAACGGAATTGATGCAATGGACACTTTCTAGTGTAAGTGACACCACATTAATTTACTATAGAAAATGGTAATTATTAGCAGGTTAAACCGCACGCAAATATGAGAATGACCACACTGCATGGCATGTTTACTGCATCGCAAAGTGCCTCCTTTGAAAAAGTAACGGATTATTATTGAAAATAATTCCATCCCTGTCAGTACATACATAGCTCAGCTTTTCCCTTGATGAAAAATCTCAAAGTATGGATGGGTTATGAAAAAGCTGAATGTAAACCCACGGCCTTTTCACGGTCCGGCATATCTTTGGGACCCCCGCACGCCATTTAGTATCAGCCCATGGCCCTCCCCGGAGACCAGCCCCGGCATCGCTCACTTATCCCGGCCTCCCGCGGCTCCTCCGGGCCCACCAGCCTCCGTCTAAGGCTCTCGTTCTCCGTCTCCATGTGCCGGATCCGCTCCTGGTACTCGGACAGGGTCTGCTCCACCGAGTCCAAGATGTCATTCACGGTGGCCTTAAAGATCTCGTTCAGGGACGACTCCAGAAAGGCTTTGAGGTTTTTGGATCGTGACATGGTGGCCTGCTGCCTGCCCCCGGGAAAGGTGTGCGGTGACCGGTACACGACGTATCGGCGACGCTATTTTGATCGAGCGCTACCGGACGGCTAATTACGGCTATTGTATCACGTCGAGTCAAGACCGCTGCACCAACAAAGCGATAATAAATAACGACCTCGGCTGTGTTCGAGCACACGTATGCACATTCTGGcatactgccacctgcaggacGGGAGGCCACATCGCCGTAAACACCTGAACACGCCGCGTCGCGCTGCCGCCTACATGGGCGGAAGatacataaacatataaatggaAGGTAAACTTTTCTTTGCCGTGGAAGGTATTATTGTGTCGGCGCTAAAGGAGTCCGGCAAATATTAATCTTAAGCATATtttactatactgtatataattggTTATTTGtctgacttttattttggtAGGTATACCTTCCGTCTGCTCGACGTACTTCCGGGTAACAGCTTTACGGAAGTGGTTTCGGTTCCTAATTCTGGGTAGAACGGGCAGAgtgcagataaaaaaaataataaaaaaaagcagaaagttTTGGCTTAACATAGAAATACCCGATGGATTCGTATTGGCGGAAGCAGGGGGTTTGTCGAGGCTAACGGCCGTAATATCAGGGCCGCAATATTAAGGCAGGATGAACAATAAATCAACCACAAGGGGTCGTTTACTGCACCCGTACTATTCACTCAGACAACTTGCACACTTCCCACCGCGCGACCTGACTACCCATCACACGCGCACCACTATTTAAAACAATTAACATTAAACACTATATGTGACCTTACTTTACAGCACAATGACGACGATGAATATACCAAGCAATTAACATTAATTACAAGCTGGCATCGGTCCAGCCCGTCGCGCTGCTCTCCCGGTCCTGCCAGTGCTACAGCATGCTACTCTTACCCCATATGCTGATAATTTAACTGCCAAAAGTATCGGTGATATTGTGCTTAAATTTAAAAGCAGAaaacattttgttaaaaaattatataattcaACGTGGTTTTAATTTATTGATTGTACTACTTAAACAATAGGTTTAGGATATGAATGCCCTATCAAAAATCAGCATTCATTATTCCTACTTGTATTTATTGAAAGGTACGTGGTTTGAGGGTTTGCTGCTTTGCAAATACAACGTTAAGGAAACCCCTGTTAAATTACTCCACTTTCTTGATTAAACAAATACTCTTAACTTAGACTATAACCTTCAACTAAAACTTATAACCTCAAAACTATCTTATCTGGGATATTTAATAAAACTCTTAATTTTTTATGGATtggtttgggggaaaaaaaatcatctttgTTGTTCAACTCTTTAACCAAAATACTATAATTTGTAATTACAAAGGAGAAAGATGGGATACCTGTGACTGTGAAAGATGTAATTTTATAAACAATTTGTAAGAGTTTAGAGATTGAATTttgaataaaaataagaaaaaatttaaaaagtactaTTTGAAATTTAGAATAGACAGTATGGCCTAGCATTTTACAAAGCATTCTACCACACAATTCTGTTGCACTTAGGCAGGTGATGTGCAGGACTGGGTTCcgttgtgtttttataacattaGCGGCACGCTATGTTTAGCCTTCAAAGTCTTTATAGCATTGCGTGGAAGCGTTGATCACATGgtcaggagcctgtcagagtGATGCTAACATCTGTCCACAAAATATTGGTAATGCTGAAGCACAAGGCTTGTGTCCGTCCATCTGCTCCAACCCGTCTGCCTGTCTGATCGTTTTCGGTAGTCTTTGGCGATTCTGGGTGAAAACAGGCTGAGCTGGGTGGAGCAGTTGGCGAGTCAGTATGCAAAGTGAAAACCGTGGCTTGTATTATCAGACCCTGAGGGGAAATCAACCCTTATCACATCTTTGCTTGATTCGTAGATCACATTATAGAATTCTAGATATTATATGGCAGCAAACTTGCAAGCATTTGTAATAAACCCCAGAAATGTATGTGCTGCAAGAATGAGTTTATACTAAATCCTCATCAAACCTCTGGCTGCCCCAGGGCCGGGGTCCTGCCACAGGTACCTTCATGCATACTGCAACTCTCAGTCAAGCTCACATTTCTTGCCCAGGGGTGTCCTTTGTTACGGCTGTAGGCCACAGACTTCTGCACAAGGGTATATGTCATGGAAGCAAGGGCAAACTGAACCTGGGTAGAAATCCCTCAGGCTGTTCCGGTTACAGGTATCTGACGACACACTTTACATGCTCACAGATGTGCTGAAATAAGCAGCAGAACAAGTTTTCTGGAACTGAAacataaaatagacaaaatgTGGTGAAATGCCATGCTGTCTGCCCTGCAGTCCTTTGTGTTTCCCTCTCTGCCTGTGTGCTGTGCAGTCCTTTGTGTTTCCCTCTCTGCCCACCTGCTCTGCAGTCCTTTGTGTTTCCCTCTCTGCCCGCCTGCTCTGCAGTCCTTTGTGTTTCCCTCTCTGCCCGCCTGCTCTGCAGTCCTTTGTGTTTCCCTCTCTGCCCGCCTGCTCTGCAGTCCTTTGTGTTTCCCTCTCTGCCCGCCTGCTCTGCAGTCCTTTGTGTTTCCCTCTCTGCCCGCCTGCTCTGCAGTCCTTTGTGTTTCCCTCTCTGCCCATCTGCTCTGCAGTCCTTTGTGTTTCCCTCTCTGCCCACCTGCTCTGCAGTCCTTTGTGTTTCCCTCTCTGCCCACCTGCTCTGCAGTCCTTTGTGTTTCCCTCTCTGCCCGCCTGCTCTGCAGTCCTTTGTGTTTCCCTCTCTGCCCGCCTGCTCTGCAGTCCTTTGTGTTTCCCTCTCTGCCCATCTGCTCTGCAGTCCTTTGTGTTTCCCCCTCTGCCTGTTTGCTATGCAGTGCCTCTGTGTTTCCCTCTCTGCCCGCCTGCCCTGCAGTCCTTTGTGTTTCCCCCTCTGCCCGTCTGCTCTGCCCGTATGCCTCTATGTTTTCCTCTATGCCCACCAGCTCTTTGTTGGCGCTGTGTTTGAGTGGCAGGCTGCAGGTACATGGAGTTTGTGCTGCTCTCTGAAAGGTAAGCAGCCATGTTTGAGATTCAGGCCCCTCTGCTGCTGTTTTACTTATAATCTATAAGCGTCTGAGCTGCTCTGCATACAGCATTAGGAATGAATGGGTAGGAGGCGTCTGGTCTCCtgcattctgtgtgtgtgtgtcctgtaaattaaatttaatatatattttattgatcccacgGAAAAATTCATGCACATACAGCAGCGAGTGCGTAGAGCACAGTTGATACATATAGTGtaagacaaagtgcaaagacaatATACACAATGCAAACAGGTAAACGTAGTGCAATCAGATCAGAAAGTAGACGGTACACAAGTGGAATACCttgaaaaacagaatattttgaatattaagAACAAATATTtaaggataataataataaattaattgtGATGGTATTTGCGCAATGAATAAAACAAATAGGGCCTATTTGTACTATTGTACTATTGTACTGTACTATTGCCTAGGTGGGTCACTTCCTGGCATGTTATGGCTGGGGTGGAAAGTGGTAAGTTGGGAGGAGGGGTTGTGGTGTCTGATGGCAGCAGGTAGAAACAACCCCCCCAGCATTTAGCACACTGTGGTGGAATGAGCCTGTGGCTAAATGTGCTCCAGAATAGCGCCCCCCCCCTAAGTTGGGTGGGCAGAATTGTTCATAATGCTGTCCAATTCATTCTACAGTCCTCTTCTCTGCCACTGTTTCCAGTGAGTCTAgggtgtgtcctgtgatggagcacATGTCAGATTGCATCAAACCAAGCCTGTGACCAcaatggttaacagaggaacaCATTTAAcaagtaacacacacacacacacatacacaagtaTTTACAGAAATCTTAGTCAGTCTCAAATGTAAATATGCATACCTGGAAGTACAGAAACTCATACGATCGACAGAGAACTGTTTAGTTCTCAGTTTATTCACCATGGTTTTACAAAAGAGCAGTGGAATATTATAAGAAGTAGTGTGTTGATATCAGAtccatcattttgtgtttggcTGTAGTTTGTACAAAGCGTGTCGAGATCCATAGAAGCAGAACGGCTGGAGTTTACCATGTTGGCACAGGTGGGCGTGGGTGGGCCTGGCCCCGCCCAGATGGGACTCGACCCCACCCAGGGGGCGTTCCCAGCGAGCAACACAGAACATTAAAACACTTGTGTCTGacaggtgtgtgtttgtgtggttaGGTCACTCGAAGGAAGTGTGCTGTTCAGAGGCtaattgatttttctttctcttggtccatttggtcttagtaatgccatgggtcatttaaaaaatgtagttGAGTCTATAGTGTGGTTTTGTTGCCAAGTAAAATGTTATGGGAGTGGCCCATCTGATTTTATTTGCCGGCCCACTCACGCTGTGATTTCTGGCTCCGCTATTGGAGGAAGAAGCCCTGGGTGGAGCTGATTTTCACATCACTACCGGTTTTATTCACAGCTCCTCTGTGAGGCTGCTGGTGTTTGTGAAAGCCAACACTGACTGGAAGGTATTTGGCTTGCGGTTAAACTGCCCTACTTTCCGTAGGAGGGGTTTTcaagacaggaaacaggaaatgagGAGGAGCCAAGTGGGAGATGCTTGTCTGTGGCATGATGGGCAGCCATTTTTATTAGAGCAAAAACCACAATTAATAGGAGGAAATATGGTGGATTCTATAATTATTTTAGAAATGTTATAAATACAATGGACGAAATAGGATGAGAAAAATGAAGCATTATAACTTTCTTCTGCAATCTTATACTCCATGTGATTTCATTAAAGGTATCATTAAATATAGGATTCACAGACTTTTACTTGACTTTTAGATTTAAgactttttatttcaaatattaaaaattgCTGAAGGTATCATCAAACCTAACCAGAAAGGAACAATTCTGTATTTGACCATAAAAGAtcataaaagaaaattaaatgaCAGACACCCACAGTTCAGGCTCATGGTAACCTGAGAATATTTTTCGTAAGTATGATATTATAAAATACTAAGTGTTGTTTATTTCAGTGCTGGTCATATATTCATGAAGGATCCTCTTTTTCATTCTCCTTTGTCTTTGTCACCCCTATTTTCCTCTTTTGCCCAATTTCATGGTGTTTAATAAAAGCTACAGTAACCATGGCAATAACAGGCAAATTGGTACTTTAAAATGCAGGAAGGTTTAAAGTTGAAAATGTTCACCATAGGGTGAAATTTACTTAGTTTATTTATTGAAAAAAGGTACAGCATTGGTTGATGTCTTAAAACATCTTCTCGTTCTCTTTACTCGTGGTGCTCTCCTTTGCTTAATCGCTGTGTGGATATTGTTCGTCTGTGGCAGGAAGTGTAACTGTGCAGTAGTTTTTCAGCAAGATGTACTGCGAGGAGCGTCTTCTGGGTTTGTGAGAGGCTGAACAGGGAACGTGGAAGAGATCATTGCAGAAAGTGTGATTGAGCAAAATAACACCTGTAAGTGTAACTTTTCATCTGAAAATGGCTTTAGAAACTTCTACGTCTAATACGTATTTGGTGCCGGTAGCTTAGAACAGCTAGTGAACTTACCGGAAAGATTTGTACGGTCTCCATTTTGAAAGCCTTGGGTGTCAGTCGGCTGAATGATGGTGAGGTGGAGAATTGTTGTGTGTGGTAACATTTTCTCAGCTACGTCCATCACTTGAAGGTTGAATCGTAAATATTA harbors:
- the LOC111848589 gene encoding uncharacterized protein, which codes for MSRSKNLKAFLESSLNEIFKATVNDILDSVEQTLSEYQERIRHMETENESLRRRLVGPEEPREAGIKVQQKGSVLLGSANEVWCLRKQPDAQRRVSRRTMAWREIRVGEDHFLEQHKTEKQEMSDCGSGEEREDESKLLTGVALDGDHEASGTLVSAGTSPSLNQVPDMDDVCAVDMTKAKLPSGVVAMQIKTENCDAGYINPDHYVNMSSPGSAELDSRESDCEVSVTIISDHHLNAGLSDNEASDVGESEVQEADARSEEGGADKELAVENLSQVLFSDLAVDIGGRAGEDLSVEQQDPEGSGSPRASTSAGVLDAAESPRIPQGIYHCSLCDKSFGRMGSLNIHLRTHSGEKAHCCNYCGKRFSRADLLKAHKRTHTGEKPYSCNVCGKSYGQPGQLRIHKRVHTGERPYCCPHCGKRFSEHNQLKVHLRTHTGERPYHCGYCEKSFSNAGNLRMHQRIHTGEKPYGCSQCGKRFSGLGDLKTHYRVHTGERPYHCTLCEKTFSQAGHLTIHMRIHTGEKPYTCKDCGKKFSVASSLKLHLRTHTGEKLYSCSYCKKSFSRSGHLKRHEQVHTKEKLYSCSECGKTYSDQSTLKKHVKTHTEGALIQNDELSNESDGSLNQLQIQTVEIM